Proteins from a single region of Verrucosispora sp. NA02020:
- a CDS encoding glycosyltransferase family 2 protein — protein MSPEPRHRDAPPSLSILLTSWNTREQTRQCLESLAATVPPDLDYEVVAVDNASRDGSADLLARSPRVHLIRNARNVGFAAAVNQAYRQARGELILLLNSDVAFHPGALSTMVTFLRDRPEAAGVSPLYLNPDGTFQQHYVQQPSFPASMALVTALRRVPGFRQALHTFQMRGQDFSRPRRLASGSCMLLRRAALPAHHIFDERFPVYWNDAILARQLDRAGQQLWMLPDAVVTHVRGASCRLLGPAIRFRHLLGSLVGYLRLTQPGHRVALFRLVVLIDHAVKRICGRHVQLTLADLRAALRGDVGPLPDGDIRDWLIVFTRTPSTAEADQAVITESLLDDPDRRLLLVDPPAPRPRWRSRITPIDDAAWHLTPPTPLPFGARWRTADTVNRRFAAAAVRRWLDRQAGARLLRLDDDSARPVLGRVGEDEVLPAARRVPVRQRAGRD, from the coding sequence ATGAGCCCCGAGCCCCGCCACCGGGACGCACCGCCGTCCCTCTCCATCCTGCTGACCAGTTGGAACACCCGGGAGCAGACCCGGCAGTGTCTGGAGTCGCTGGCCGCGACCGTGCCACCGGACCTCGACTACGAGGTGGTGGCGGTGGACAACGCCTCCCGCGACGGCTCGGCCGACCTGCTCGCCCGCTCGCCGCGCGTACACCTGATCCGCAACGCCCGCAACGTCGGCTTCGCCGCCGCCGTCAACCAGGCGTACCGGCAGGCGCGCGGCGAGCTGATCCTGCTGCTCAACAGCGACGTCGCCTTCCACCCCGGCGCACTGTCCACCATGGTGACGTTCCTGCGGGACCGGCCCGAGGCGGCCGGTGTCAGCCCGCTCTACCTCAACCCGGACGGCACCTTCCAGCAGCACTACGTGCAGCAGCCCAGCTTCCCGGCGTCGATGGCCCTGGTCACCGCGCTGCGTCGGGTCCCCGGTTTCCGGCAGGCGCTGCACACCTTCCAGATGCGCGGCCAGGACTTCAGCCGCCCCCGACGGCTGGCCTCGGGCAGTTGCATGCTGCTGCGCCGCGCCGCACTGCCCGCGCACCACATCTTCGACGAGCGGTTCCCGGTCTACTGGAACGACGCCATCCTCGCCCGGCAACTCGACCGGGCGGGCCAGCAGTTGTGGATGCTCCCGGACGCCGTGGTGACCCACGTCCGGGGCGCCTCCTGCCGGCTCCTCGGCCCGGCCATCCGCTTCCGCCACCTGCTCGGCAGCCTCGTCGGCTATCTGCGGCTGACCCAGCCCGGTCACCGGGTCGCACTGTTCCGGCTGGTCGTCCTCATCGACCACGCGGTGAAGCGGATCTGCGGACGCCACGTCCAGCTCACCCTCGCCGACCTGCGGGCCGCCCTGCGGGGCGACGTCGGCCCGCTGCCGGACGGCGACATCCGGGACTGGCTGATCGTCTTCACCCGCACCCCCTCCACGGCGGAGGCCGACCAGGCGGTGATCACCGAGTCGCTGCTCGACGACCCGGACCGGCGCCTGCTGCTGGTCGACCCACCGGCGCCCCGCCCACGCTGGCGCAGCCGGATCACCCCCATCGACGACGCCGCCTGGCACCTCACCCCGCCGACCCCGCTGCCCTTCGGCGCACGGTGGCGGACCGCCGACACGGTCAACCGGCGCTTCGCCGCCGCCGCCGTACGACGGTGGCTGGACCGCCAGGCCGGTGCCCGGCTGCTCCGGCTCGACGACGACTCGGCCCGACCCGTGCTCGGCCGCGTCGGTGAGGACGAGGTGCTGCCGGCCGCCCGGCGGGTACCGGTCAGACAGCGGGCCGGTCGTGACTGA
- a CDS encoding class I SAM-dependent methyltransferase has translation MVGPSVLVEAGCAGGYFLEAARGAGFTVTGVEVSRVAAAFAVDHLGVPVRQGYFEQVAPSLRADVVCAWHVLEHVDDPRRFLRAARQVLTPGGWLALEVPNIASAASGRLGHGWPGLQPEYHRWHFTPATLTRMLRQTGFEVVSYDTVFSRFYWRPMARLRQARDLLVADVAASRSPRMRHPLLGDLLRVFARRDASGVTR, from the coding sequence GTGGTGGGGCCGTCGGTGTTGGTGGAGGCGGGGTGTGCGGGTGGTTATTTCCTGGAGGCGGCGCGGGGTGCCGGTTTCACGGTGACGGGGGTGGAGGTGTCTCGGGTGGCGGCGGCGTTTGCCGTGGATCACCTGGGTGTGCCGGTGCGGCAGGGGTATTTCGAGCAGGTCGCGCCGTCGTTGCGGGCGGATGTGGTGTGTGCGTGGCATGTGTTGGAGCACGTGGATGATCCGCGTCGGTTCCTGCGGGCGGCGCGGCAGGTGTTGACGCCGGGTGGGTGGTTGGCGTTGGAGGTGCCGAACATCGCCTCGGCCGCTTCCGGTCGTCTCGGTCACGGCTGGCCCGGCCTGCAACCGGAGTACCACCGCTGGCACTTCACCCCGGCCACCCTGACCCGGATGCTGCGCCAGACCGGCTTCGAGGTCGTCTCGTACGACACGGTCTTCTCCCGGTTCTACTGGCGACCGATGGCGCGCCTGCGGCAGGCCCGGGACCTGCTCGTCGCCGACGTCGCGGCCAGCCGCTCGCCCCGGATGCGCCACCCGCTCCTCGGCGACCTGCTGCGCGTCTTCGCCCGCCGCGACGCCTCGGGGGTGACCCGATGA
- a CDS encoding transposase family protein: MLSYPAAIPLSTRSLNHLAALIRTRRQQRRSRWRRLAPGRQALLALAHLRNGDTLARLAVGFEIGVTTAWRYVREAIDLLAATAGDLATAMTRIRLLAYAILDGTLIPIDRVANQKPYYSGKHKRHGVNVQVIADAAGRLVWASAALPGSTHDLTAARAHGIIDVLTSADVMTFADKGYQGTHGSVRTPFKRRRFRPKLSSRQRAVNRAHAKIRARGERAIATLKTWKILIKLRCCPRRATAIVQAILVLHHVEADRHAR, encoded by the coding sequence GTGCTGTCTTACCCTGCCGCGATTCCGTTGTCCACCCGCAGCCTGAACCACCTCGCCGCCCTCATCCGAACCCGCCGCCAGCAGCGACGGTCCCGGTGGCGACGCCTCGCCCCCGGCCGGCAAGCCCTGCTCGCCCTTGCCCACTTGCGCAACGGCGACACCCTGGCCCGCCTGGCCGTCGGATTCGAGATCGGCGTCACGACGGCCTGGCGCTATGTCCGCGAGGCCATCGACCTGCTCGCCGCGACCGCCGGCGACCTGGCCACGGCCATGACCAGGATCCGGCTGCTCGCCTACGCGATCCTCGACGGCACCCTGATCCCGATCGACCGGGTCGCCAACCAGAAGCCGTACTACTCCGGGAAGCACAAGCGTCACGGAGTGAACGTGCAGGTCATCGCCGATGCAGCCGGGCGTCTCGTCTGGGCCTCGGCCGCGCTGCCCGGCTCGACGCACGACCTGACCGCCGCCCGCGCCCACGGCATCATCGACGTCTTGACCAGCGCCGACGTGATGACCTTCGCGGACAAGGGCTATCAAGGCACCCACGGCAGCGTGCGCACCCCGTTCAAGCGGCGCCGCTTCCGGCCGAAGCTGTCATCCCGGCAGAGAGCCGTCAACCGGGCCCACGCGAAGATCCGCGCTCGCGGCGAACGCGCGATCGCCACCCTCAAGACCTGGAAAATCCTGATCAAGCTGCGCTGCTGCCCACGCCGAGCGACCGCGATCGTGCAAGCCATCCTCGTCCTGCACCACGTCGAAGCCGACCGCCACGCACGATGA